GGCACGAGGTGGCCGAGGTCAAACAGCTGCTGTTCTCTTCCAGGGCCGTGACGCTCACCGGCTTCGGCGGGGTCGGCAAGACGCGCCTGGCTCTGCGTGTCGGCCAGGAGGTACGACGCGCCTTCCCCGACGGCGTGTGGCTGGTCGAACTGGCCGAGCTGGACTGCCCCGGCATGCTCGCCCAGGCTGTCGCCGAGGCTCTGGAGATCCGCGACCACACCGGTGACCCGCCCATGCGGGTCCTGACCCGCTACCTGCGCGACAAGCAGGCGCTGCTGATCCTCGACAACTGCGAGCACATGGTCGGCGAATGCGCCGAACTCACCGAGACGCTCCTGCGCGCATCACCCGACCTGCGTGTGCTGGCCACCAGCCGGCAGCCGCTCGGCATCGGCGGTGAGCAGGTCGTGCCCGTGGCGCCGCTGCCGCTGCCCTCGTGCGAGCGGCCGGCGCCGCCGCTGGAGACGCTGGTGAAGCAGGACGCCGTACGGCTGTTCGCCGAACGCGCCCGTTCGGTGCTGCCGACGTTCACCGTCGATGAGAACAACCGCGACGCTGTCACCCGCATCGTGCACCTGCTCGACGGACTGCCGCTCGGCATCGAACTGGCCGCCGTCCGGCTGCGCGCCCTGTCGGCCCAGCAACTGCTCGACCGGCTCGATGACCGCTTCCGCCTGCTGACCTCCGGGTCACGGGCGGTGCTGCCCCGGCACCAGACGCTGCGGGCACTGATCGATTGGAGTTACACGCTATGCCTGGAAGAAGAGCGCCTGCTGTGGCAGCGGGTCTCGGTCTTCGCCGGGGGGTTGGACCTGGAGGCGGCCGAGACGGTCTGCAGCGGGGACGGAATCGCCCGCCAGGACGTGATCGACCTGGTGATCGGCCTGGTCGACAAGTCCGTGCTGATGCGAGAAGACCACCCGGGCGGCGTACGCTACCGGATGCTGGAAACGCTGCGCCAGTACGGACGCCAGCGCCTGAGCGGCTCCGGCGGCGAGGCCGGCCTGCTGGCGCGGCACCGTGGTTATTACCGCGACCTCGCCGCGCAGGCGCGGGCGGAGCTGTTCGGCCCCCAGCAGGTCGCCTGGTTCGGCCGGCTTCAGAAGGAGCACGCCAACCTGCGGGCCGCCCTCGACAGCTGGCTGAGCTCGCCGCGCGAGGACCACGCGGCGTTGAGCATGGCCGGCGATCTGCTGTACCACTGGATCACCAGTTATTACCTGGGTGAGGGACGCGACTGGCTGAAACGGGCGCTGGCCGCCGACACCGAACCCAGTGCGGAGCGTGCCCGCGCGTTGTGGGCCGCCAGTTGGCTGGCGGTCATCCAGGCCGACCGTCCCGCCGCCACTGCGATGCTGGATGAAAGCCGCCGGATCGGGGAGCGGCTGCATGACGAGCCGGTCCTGGCCTACGTGGCGCTGTTCTCCGGGATGGTGGCCATGTGCGAGGGGCGAACGGAGGCCGCGATCGAGCTATACAGGGACGCCCTGGCCCGCCACCGCCGAAACGGCGACCCGGTGGGGATCGCGCTGTCGCTCATCCGGCTGACGCTCGCCCACTCGTTCCTGGGTGACTCCTCGCGCGCCATCGCGGCGGGCGAGGAGTGCCTGTCGGTGTGCGACGCTCACGGGGAGGGCTGGCACAAGGCGTACACGATGATGGCGCTCGGCGTGGAGGTATGGCGGCAGGGCGATCTTGTCCGGGCCGCCGAACTGGAGAAACAGAGCCTGACGTTCAACCGTTCGCTCGGTGACCGGCTCGGCGCCGGCCTCAACATCGAGGTGCTGGCCTGGATCGCCGCCAGCCAGGGCCATCACCAGCGGGCGGCGCGCCTGCTCGGCATCCTGGAGACGATGTGGCGCCCGATCGGGGTGCCGCTGTCAGGGTATGGGCATCTGGCCCGCTATCACGATGAGTGCCAGGCTGCGATGCGTCAGGAGTTGGGGGATGCGGCGTTCGAGGTGGCTGTGCGGCGCGGCGCGGGCATGCCTGTCGACGAGGCGCTGGCGTACGCGCTGCAGGAGGACAGGCCCGAGCGGGCGGCCAAGGGGGAGACGCCGCCGTTGACGCGCCGCGAGACGGAGATCGCCGAACTGGTCGCGCAAGGGTTGACGAACAGGGAGATCGCGGCGTCCTTGGTGATCGCTCAGCGGACCGCCGAAGGTCACATCGAGCACATCTTGACCAAGCTGGGGTTCAATTCACGGGCGCAGATCGCGGTGTGGGTGGGGGAGCGCGCCCGGGCCGACGGTCAGTGAGGTGCCCGTCAGGAAGGCGGAACCGGTCTCGCCGGTTCCGCCGGTCGTTTTTCGTAGGTGTCAGAACGGCAGTGGCCGACCTGACGGGGTCCGCAGATCCATCGTGCTCTGAGCGGGCCGGCGTGGCCGCTTGGACGTGCGGATCCTTGTCTGGCGCACGATGCGTCATTCCTTCCGGTCGGTTCAGTCCGGGTGGGCGTGCGGGCAGTCCCGCTCAGATGTGACGAGCTCGAACCACACGACCTTGCCGGCGATCCCCCAGCAGCACACCAGGTGCCCCAGCAGCGTGACGTGCCGTGGCTTGGCGGCTGTGGCCGCGGCCTGGGTGCTGACGTCCTCAACCTCACCCCGCAACAGGCCCTCCTCCACCCAGAGTGAGAGCCTGATCTTGTCGGTGGCGTGCCGCAAGGCGTCGGTGACGAGCTCGCTGACCAGCCGGTCGACGTCCTCGGCTTGCTCTTGCAACCCCCACGCGGCCAGCCGGACGGCGGTCATTCGCCGCGCGCTGGGCACCGCCGAAGGCCGTGCCGACAGCAGCCACGAGGCGGCGCGGTCTTGCCTCGTCCACCCGGCGCGGACGGCCAGGCCGTCTGCCATGGCCAAGAGGCCGTTCCACGACACCATCCGTAGCGCGGGTTGGTCCGGGACGACGCTCTGCTCGACTTGCGGCTGCAACATGGCTGGCACTTATCTCCCCTCCCCGTTCGGCGCCTGTGTACAGGGCACGCGTCCAGCTTGCTGCACCACGCCAAACACCGAGACGGGATAAATCCCCATATGGGTACCTATTCGACTACGGGTCCGTGTAGGTACCCCCTACGTAGGTAACCCATCGGCCCCACACCGCCCGATCCCCCGGCGGAGACGGCCAACGGCGATCCGCCCGCGCCCGAAGACCACACCCGCGCCCGGCACGCGGCCGTACGTACGGAGCCCGAACACCGCCCACCCCGCGAAAGAGATCCCTTACCAGCCGCCCGGTCGTGGCGGATACTACGGGGATGCGCTTGCTGGAGCGGGAGTCGTCGTTGGCGTCGCTGGCCGGGTACGCGGCCGAGGCCGGGCGCGGGGAGGGACGGCTGGTCCTGGTCGCGGGCGAGGCAGGGGTCGGCAAGTCGGCGCTGGTCGAGCGCTTCCAGCAGGACATGCCGGCGGCGCGATGGTCATGGGGAGCCTGTGACGGCCTGTTCACCCCGCGCCCGCTGGGGCCGCTGTTCGACCTGGCCGAGCAGCTCGGCGGCCCGCTGCTGGAGCTGTGCCGCGCCGGCGCCGGACGCGAGGAGCTGTTCCGGGGGCTGCTGCGCGAGGTAGGCGACCCGGCGAGGCTGGACGTGGTCGTGGTGGAGGACGTCCACTGGGCCGACGAGGCCACCCTCGACCTGCTGCGCTTCCTCGGCCGGCGGCTGCGCGGCAGCGCGCTGCTGCTGCTGGCCACCTACCGCGACGACGGCCTTTCGGCCGCCGATCCGCTGCGCGTCACCCTGGGCGACCTGGCCTCGCAGCGCTCGACCAGGCGCATCGACCTGGCACCCCTGTCCACACGGGCGGTACGCGAGCTGGCCGGCGGCAGCGACGCCGACGCCGGCGCGCTGCACCGGCTGACCGGCGGCAACCCGTTCTACGTGACCGAGGTCGTCCAGGCCGGCATGCACGAGGTTCCGGGCTCGGCCCGGGACGCGGTGCTGGCGCGCGCGGCACGCCTGAGCGGCGCGGCCCGCCAGGTGCTCGACGTCGCGGCGCTGATGGGCACCCGGGTGGAGTGGAGGCTGCTGGAGGCGGTGACCCCGTGCCCGGCCCCGGCCGTGGACGAGCTGCTGGCGTGCGGGCTCCTCACCGGCGACGGCGAATGGCTGCGTTTCCGCCACGAGATCGCCCGGCTGGCGGTGGAGGGAGCGCTGCCCGCCCGCCGCGGCCGCGTCACCCACGGCCTGGTCTTGGCGGCTCTTGCCGCGCTGGGCTGTGACGACGACGCCCGGATGGCCTTCCACGCCGAGGCGGCGGGGGAGGCCGCCGCGGTCCTGCGCCACGCGCCCGCCGCCGCCCGCCGCGCGGCCTGGCTGGCCTCCCACCGCGAGGCGGCGGCGCAGTACCGGCGCGCTCTGCGCTTCGCCGCCGAGGCCGACGCCGCGACCGTGGCCCAGCTGTGCGAAGAGCTCGCCGACGAGGCGGCCCTGCTCGACCAGTGGCAGGACGCGGCCGAGGCGTGCGAACGCGCGCTGACGCAGTGGCGCCAGGTCGGCGAGCGGCTGCGGGAGGGCAGCGCGCTGCGCCGGCTGTCGCGCATCAAGTGGAACCTGTGCCACGGCGAGGTCGCCGACGCCGAGGCCGCCGTGGCGGTCCTGGAGCCGCTCGGCCCCGGCATCGAGCTGGCCTGGGCGTACGCCACGCTGGCCAACCACCGGATGCTGCGCTACGAGCACGACCTGGCCGAGCCGTCGGCGCTGCGCGCGCAGGAGCTGGCCGAGCCGCTCGGCGCCACCGACGTGCTCAGCGACGCCCTCAACACCCGGGCAGCGTGCGCCTGGATACGCGGCGCCGCCTGGGAGGAGCAGATGCGGCGCGCGCTCAAGGTCGCCCTGGCCGGGCGGCACCAGGACCAGGCGGGCCGGGCGTACACGAACCTGGTCGCCATGCACAGCGGCCGGCGCCGCTTCGCCGAGGCGGAACGGTGCGCGGCCGAGGGCATCGCCTACTGCGACGAGCACGACCTGCCCACGTACGGCACCTGCGTGCGCGGCGAGCTGGCCACCATCATGGAACGCACCGGACGCTGGGAGGAGTCGCTGGCCATCAGCTCCGCCATCCTGGCCACGGTGGGCCGCTCCCCGTCCAACCGCATGTGCACGGTGCGCAGGATCGGCTCGGTCCTGGCCCGCCGCGGCGAAGGCGGCCTCTGGCCGCACCTCGACGAGGCGGCCGAGCTGGCCGACCGCACCGGCGAGCCGCAGCAGATCGTCCCGGTACGGCTGACCCGCGCCGAGGCGTACTGGCTGGAGGGCAGGACGAGCCAGGCGCGGCACGAGGCGGAGCTGGCCCACGACGTGGCCGCCACCTCCGACGCCTGGGACCGCGGCGCGGTCGCGGTCTGGCTGCTGCGCACCGGCTCCCCGCGCACCCCGCACGGGGTGCTTCCCGAGCCGTACCGGCTGGAACTCGACGGCGACCCGGCCGGGGCGGCGCAGGCCTGGAGCGAGCTGGGCTGCCACTACGACGCCGCGCTGGCCCTGTCCGGCACGAACGGCGAGCCGGAGCTGCGCGAAGCCCTGCGCATCCTCACCGACCTCGGCGCCCTGCCCGCGGCGCGCATCGTCAGGCGGCGCCTGCGCGGGCTCGGCGTCCGCTCGCTGCCGGCCGGGCCGCGCGCGGCCACGCGGGAGCACCCCTCCGGGCTGACCCGGCGTGAGCGGGAGGTGCTCGCGCTGCTCTGCGCGCAGCACACCAACGCCGAGATCGCCGCCAAGCTCTTCATCTCCGTCAAGACGGCCGGCCACCACGTCTCGGCGATCCTCGCCAAGCTGGGCGCGCCCAGCCGCGCCGCCGCCGCCGACCAGGCCGTCCAACTCGGCCTGACCGAGGCGGACGCCGCCGACGCGATCGAGCTGACCGTCGAGCAGCCGGCGAAGCTCGGCAGCCTCCCCCCGGCCGCCGGCGCGGACCACAACGAGCAGAAGAGGCAGATGATCGAACGCTGACACTCCCCGCTATCCACCGTCGCGGCGGGACGCTAACCGTGGCGCGTCACCGCCAGGGTGCGCAGGACGCAGAACTCGTTGCCCTCGGGGTCGGCCATGACCATCCAGGTTCGGTCTGGGCCTTGGCCCACGTCTCTCTTGGTGGCGCCGAGGCCCAGCAGTCTGGTCACCTCGTCGTCGGTGCTGCCGTCAATGGGGCTGATGTCGAGGTGGAGCCGGTTCTTCACGGTCTTGCCCTCGGGCACCTGAATGAACAGCAGGGTGGGCGGCATCTGGCGGGCCCGGACTTCCTCGATGGTCGGCTCCCAGGAGCCTATCTCGACCTTGCCCGAGTTCCGGTCGATCACCTTGAAGTCCAGGACCGCGCACCAGAAGGCCGCGAGTCTCTCCGGATCGTGGCAGTCGACGGCCAACTCGGTGAATCTACTGGTCATGTCTCTCTTCCCGCTGTTTCAAGGCGTTCCGAACCATGCGGAGAGTGCCTCGCGCAGCGGGGGCATGGCGCTGTCCGTGGATTCGTCGAGGCCGGCGGCCCAGGCGACGTGGCCGTCCGGGCGGATCAGCAGCGCGTCAGCCGGCCGATCGTCGGTCTTGGCGGTGTGGACGTCGAGGAGATGCCGCCAGTCCCGGGCGATCTGGCGGAGCTCTGGGCGGTCGGCCAGGTCGAGGAGGACGGGCCGGGCGGTGTGTAGGAGGTCGGCGACGCTGGTGACGCCGTGGTCGGTGTGCAGGGCGAGGTCGGGGGCGAAGGTGCCGGTCAGCGGGTGGTGGTGGGAGCCGGGCATCGGGAAGCGGATGTCGGTTCCGGCGACGAGGGCTCCCATCCGGCGTAGCGACTGCTCGTCGGTGAGCAGTTCGGCGAAGACGTCGCGGAGTGCTTCGGCGGCCGCGTCGTGCCCGCGCCGCAGGGCTACCTGCGCTCGGGTATGCGTGTTCGCCGAGCAGCGCGTGCTGGCCGTCGCCACCGACCACCAGCTCGCCCCGCGCGCGTCGGTCTCGCTGGAGATGGTCTCCGACTTCCAGCACCCGCACGCCGACACCGGGCCCGGCTACTGGTACGACGCCTACGCCCCGCGCCTTACCCGGCGGGGCCGTCAGATCGAGCGCGGTCCCGTGGTGCGGGACGCGGAAGAGGCCATGACCCTCGCCAGCATGGACGGGCTTGTCGTGCTCTTCCCCGCCCACGTCACCCGCTACTGGGTGCGGCCGGACATCGCCTACCTGCCGGTCACCGATATGGAGCCGCTGTCGTACGCGCTGGTGTGGCGGAGCGAGGCTGAGAGCGAGCCCATCCGGGCCCTGGCTGGGGTCATCCGCGATCTGGGCCCTCTTCCGCCGGCCCCTGCCCCTTGAGGTGGCCTCGGCGCCACAGCGACCGCGATCGCCGTCGCCATCGGGATAATCACGGCAGCGGAATAACACCAACGCAAGTCCGAGCACAGCGAGGCACACCTGAACTGGGCCGCCGTGACCATGATGACCAGACGGCTGACCAGGAAAAACACGCGACGGTGGGACAGCCGCCCGAAGCCGCACCGCCTCCGCCGCATGAACCCTGGACCAGGCGTACGTCGTCAGGGCCTGCCGGCGGCGGCATGACCCGGCAGCCCGGTTCTGGTCGAACGTGATGCGTTTGCGGGTACGCCATCCGGAGGCGATCTGCCGGTCGGTGCTCGCTTCCAGCCGGTCCAGCGCCGCCGGGCTCCGGTCCCGGCCGCTGGCCAGCCGATCGCCGGCGGCGGCGGTCCGGTCCGCAGCGCCGGCCTGCCGGTCCCCGGCGGCGTCGTCCTGCTCCTGGACCATGCTCCATAGGTGATTCCGGGAACCGTGAACCTTCTTGGCTTCTCGCCCGACTGTGCAAGATGACGGGAGGACGAGATGACCGATGAGTTGCTGGTGGTGCGCGCTCAGCTGGGAGAGCGCGCGGCGCTGGCCGAACTGCTGGCTCGGTGGCGAATACCGGTGTGGATCTATGTGTGCCGCATGCTGGATGCTGACCGGGCCGACGACGTGACGCAGGAGGTCTGGCTGGCCGTCGTCCGCGGCCTGCCCCGGCTCAGGGAACCCGGCCGGTTCGCGCCGTGGCTGTTCACGATCGCCCGGCGGTCGGTCACCGACCGGCTGCGCGGCGAGTACGCCAAGGCGGAGAAAACGTCCGGATTCGGCGACATGGTCGTCGAAGACCCGGCTGAGGCCATGGTGGATCGCGCCGCGCTCGTGAGCGTGCTGTCAGCTCTGCCGGTGCTGGAGCGGGAGATCCTCGTCCTGTTCTACCTGGAGGACCTGCCGGTGGAGGAGTGCGCCGACATCTGCCAGATCCCGGCCGGAACGGTCAAGTCCCGGCTCAACCGCGCCCGTCGTCTGCTGCGTGAACACCTGGAGGAGAAGGGATACCGGCCATGACAGACGAACCGCGCCTGTCGGCGCAGGACATGATCGAGCACCTGGCTCCGGTGCTGTCGCTGAGAGTCCGGATCCGGGCGGTGGCGGCACTGCTGTCCGGCGTCGGCGGCGCGGTGTTCGTGGGCACGTTGTGGTGGTCGGAGCCAGGGCCGCTGCCCGGGCGCACGCATGTGGCGTTCGCGTTGTTCACCGTGTTCTGCCTGGCCTGGGCAGCCTACGGTGGGTGGCTGCTGACGCGCCGGGTTCCGCTGTTCGCCGCCGATCGGGTGATCGCCGCCTGGATCGGCCTGGCCGCCTCGCTGGCCACCACGGCACTCGTGACCGTCGTAGCCGTGCAGCGTGGCACCGGGGCGGGGCCCGCCCTGGCGGTCGGGGGCCTGTTCGTCGCGGTGGCCCTGGCACTGGCGCTGCGCGCCCATGCCCGGCGCGCAGCGCTGCTGCGCCGCATGCACGAGCTGACCGGCCGGGAAGAGCGGTGAACGCGCTGCAGACCAGCGGCCTGGGCAAGCGTTACCGGCAGCGGTGGGCGCTGCGCGAGGCCACCATCGCGGTGCCCGCCGGGGCCAGGGCCGCGTTGGTCGGGCCGAACGGGGCAGGCAAGTCCACGGCTGCTGAACCTGGTATCCGGCCTGCTGACGCCCACCGCGGGACGGGCAGAGGTCTTCGGCCATCCGCTGGAGAAGGCCGCGGTCGCGTTCGTCGCCCAGGACAAGCCACTGTATCGCCGGTGGAGCGTCGCCGACCTGCTGCGCTTCGGCTCCGCGACCAACCCCCGCTGGGATCGCGCGGCTGCGCAGTCACTGCTGTCCGGGCACGACATCGGCCCGCGCGAGCGGGTGGACCGATTGTCCGGCGGCCAGCGCACGCTCCTCGCGCTCGCGCTGGCCGCCGGCAAGCGCGCCGACCTGGTGGTGCCGGCGCCCTGGCCGCGACCGCCGTCCTCGCCGCGGTGCTGACCTGGTCCCTGCCGGACAGCGCGGGTAATCCGATGGCTTGGCCGTACTACGAAAGCCACGGCCCGGTCCTCTATGGC
The Nonomuraea helvata genome window above contains:
- a CDS encoding ATP-binding protein is translated as MTMVTTGTYRGQPDGGLPAEVTSFVGRRHEVAEVKQLLFSSRAVTLTGFGGVGKTRLALRVGQEVRRAFPDGVWLVELAELDCPGMLAQAVAEALEIRDHTGDPPMRVLTRYLRDKQALLILDNCEHMVGECAELTETLLRASPDLRVLATSRQPLGIGGEQVVPVAPLPLPSCERPAPPLETLVKQDAVRLFAERARSVLPTFTVDENNRDAVTRIVHLLDGLPLGIELAAVRLRALSAQQLLDRLDDRFRLLTSGSRAVLPRHQTLRALIDWSYTLCLEEERLLWQRVSVFAGGLDLEAAETVCSGDGIARQDVIDLVIGLVDKSVLMREDHPGGVRYRMLETLRQYGRQRLSGSGGEAGLLARHRGYYRDLAAQARAELFGPQQVAWFGRLQKEHANLRAALDSWLSSPREDHAALSMAGDLLYHWITSYYLGEGRDWLKRALAADTEPSAERARALWAASWLAVIQADRPAATAMLDESRRIGERLHDEPVLAYVALFSGMVAMCEGRTEAAIELYRDALARHRRNGDPVGIALSLIRLTLAHSFLGDSSRAIAAGEECLSVCDAHGEGWHKAYTMMALGVEVWRQGDLVRAAELEKQSLTFNRSLGDRLGAGLNIEVLAWIAASQGHHQRAARLLGILETMWRPIGVPLSGYGHLARYHDECQAAMRQELGDAAFEVAVRRGAGMPVDEALAYALQEDRPERAAKGETPPLTRRETEIAELVAQGLTNREIAASLVIAQRTAEGHIEHILTKLGFNSRAQIAVWVGERARADGQ
- a CDS encoding ATP-binding protein → MRLLERESSLASLAGYAAEAGRGEGRLVLVAGEAGVGKSALVERFQQDMPAARWSWGACDGLFTPRPLGPLFDLAEQLGGPLLELCRAGAGREELFRGLLREVGDPARLDVVVVEDVHWADEATLDLLRFLGRRLRGSALLLLATYRDDGLSAADPLRVTLGDLASQRSTRRIDLAPLSTRAVRELAGGSDADAGALHRLTGGNPFYVTEVVQAGMHEVPGSARDAVLARAARLSGAARQVLDVAALMGTRVEWRLLEAVTPCPAPAVDELLACGLLTGDGEWLRFRHEIARLAVEGALPARRGRVTHGLVLAALAALGCDDDARMAFHAEAAGEAAAVLRHAPAAARRAAWLASHREAAAQYRRALRFAAEADAATVAQLCEELADEAALLDQWQDAAEACERALTQWRQVGERLREGSALRRLSRIKWNLCHGEVADAEAAVAVLEPLGPGIELAWAYATLANHRMLRYEHDLAEPSALRAQELAEPLGATDVLSDALNTRAACAWIRGAAWEEQMRRALKVALAGRHQDQAGRAYTNLVAMHSGRRRFAEAERCAAEGIAYCDEHDLPTYGTCVRGELATIMERTGRWEESLAISSAILATVGRSPSNRMCTVRRIGSVLARRGEGGLWPHLDEAAELADRTGEPQQIVPVRLTRAEAYWLEGRTSQARHEAELAHDVAATSDAWDRGAVAVWLLRTGSPRTPHGVLPEPYRLELDGDPAGAAQAWSELGCHYDAALALSGTNGEPELREALRILTDLGALPAARIVRRRLRGLGVRSLPAGPRAATREHPSGLTRREREVLALLCAQHTNAEIAAKLFISVKTAGHHVSAILAKLGAPSRAAAADQAVQLGLTEADAADAIELTVEQPAKLGSLPPAAGADHNEQKRQMIER
- a CDS encoding VOC family protein, with translation MTSRFTELAVDCHDPERLAAFWCAVLDFKVIDRNSGKVEIGSWEPTIEEVRARQMPPTLLFIQVPEGKTVKNRLHLDISPIDGSTDDEVTRLLGLGATKRDVGQGPDRTWMVMADPEGNEFCVLRTLAVTRHG
- a CDS encoding LysR substrate-binding domain-containing protein; amino-acid sequence: MLAVATDHQLAPRASVSLEMVSDFQHPHADTGPGYWYDAYAPRLTRRGRQIERGPVVRDAEEAMTLASMDGLVVLFPAHVTRYWVRPDIAYLPVTDMEPLSYALVWRSEAESEPIRALAGVIRDLGPLPPAPAP
- a CDS encoding RNA polymerase sigma factor: MTDELLVVRAQLGERAALAELLARWRIPVWIYVCRMLDADRADDVTQEVWLAVVRGLPRLREPGRFAPWLFTIARRSVTDRLRGEYAKAEKTSGFGDMVVEDPAEAMVDRAALVSVLSALPVLEREILVLFYLEDLPVEECADICQIPAGTVKSRLNRARRLLREHLEEKGYRP